In a single window of the Elaeis guineensis isolate ETL-2024a chromosome 4, EG11, whole genome shotgun sequence genome:
- the LOC105035684 gene encoding protein CHLOROPLAST J-LIKE DOMAIN 1, chloroplastic has translation MATALPNAFRCPSSHPARRSLFFGGSVPVAPLVSFVRFSRMPMRHYRMVCTATSAAGSPHANSDENPYEVLGVSPIEGFDMMKAAYTRRRKDAERRGDEAYVAKLERAYDKIMMSQLQNRKKGLAFGSFKVSKDIKYADKQPIVPWGPRYSRSSVKDMRINMAISAVFTVWIFIKRSAEWKPLQFLAFIFFYRIFEKLKSFEPAVSPTFTEDGEDEGRALRMGKRLLRSLSLVFGCIAVSSLGYTGLLNLIEFLGHYIPVFLYNNQELFVTIATSILLYIMASYYR, from the exons ATGGCGACGGCGCTCCCAAACGCCTTCCGATGCCCCAGTTCTCACCCCGCCCGGAGGAGCCTCTTCTTTGGTGGCTCTGTTCCAGTCGCTCCGCTGGTCTCCTTCGTGAG GTTCTCTAGGATGCCCATGAGGCATTATCGGATGGTCTGCACAGCTACGTCTGCTGCAGGGAGCCCACATGCAAATAGTGATGAAAACCCATATGAG GTTCTTGGTGTGAGTCCTATAGAAGGATTTGATATGATGAAGGCAGCCTACACAAGAAGGCGTAAGGATGCAGAGAGGAGGGGGGATGAAGCATATGTGGCAAAA CTAGAGAGGGCATATGATAAAATCATGATGTCGCAGTTACAAAATCGGAAGAAGGGCCTTGCCTTTGGATCATTTAAG GTGTCAAAGGATATTAAGTATGCTGATAAGCAACCTATCGTTCCATGGGGACCTAG GTATTCCAGGTCTAGTGTAAAAGACATGCGCATAAATATGGCAATATCTGCAGTATTT ACGGTTTGGATTTTTATCAAACGCAGTGCTGAATGGAAGCCTCTGCAGTTTCTAGCTTTCATTTTTTTCTACCGAATATTTGAGAAATTGAAATCTTTTGAGCCAGCAGTATCTCCAACTTTTACT GAGGATGGTGAGGATGAAGGTAGGGCATTACGTATGGGAAAGCGACTACTTCGGTCTCTTTCACTGGTTTTTGGGTGTATAGCTGTTTCATCTTTG GGTTATACTGGCCTACTTAACCTGATCGAGTTTCTAGGTCATTACATTCCTGTCTTTCTTTACAATAACCAG